The following is a genomic window from Anopheles aquasalis chromosome 3, idAnoAquaMG_Q_19, whole genome shotgun sequence.
ACTCGTAAATTTTTCCCTGAAATTATGCTAGCAGCACATAGCTCTCCGTAAGCTCTTCATAAGCTCCGCGATGCTCGCTGGTGTAAGAGCGAGCAGGGCGGCGATTACACtcgagaaaataaaaacagcaGATGATTTTTAGATATGTTGTTAGTTAAATTGAatgagtattttttttaaatagttttaCAACATTAATTTACCAAAGGTAACGGTTAATAGATGTATGAAAGTAATAGTACGATGTCGAAAAATGCAGAATATGTTGGTCAGTTGCCGAGACTACGGAGGATTCGTATATTATTTTCACAAACAAGCGATCGTTTATTTGTTAATTAAGCGTATAAATATATAACCTTAATCTAGCGAACAAATCGACTCTCAAAAAAACGTGAGGTACATTTGATACCCGACGATTATTGTCATGGAAAGCACTAGCGCCTGCCATAGGGAGAGCACATGGGCGCGTGACTCCTTCGTGATTCGTTCCTTCATCATCGCTGTGCTTGCATCATTTTCCGCCATGGTTTGAGTCCCACTGACGCTGGTTACAATAGATTCGATTTCTGTGTCCTGGTGACATTTCCTTATCTCTGGGATCACTTTTTCCTCCGTCATCTTCTCGCAGCATTTCGTTAGTAATGCTTCATGTTCACGATATCCCTCGAACGGCGTGAAGCTTTTCAACGTATGCTGGGTCATCGTTTCCTTGGTGATCCTTTGCGGAGGGATAAGTGTGAGGCGGCCCACGATCGCCTGGCATACCTCGTTCGTTGCGAAAGCAACACGAGACACACCGAACCGTACGATGTCCCCCGTTTTCACTTCCACTGCACGGTTCGATCCCGCATCGCTTTCCGCATCTCCGAGGAGCACGTCGTTCAGATAGGTACCGTTGGAGCTGCTTAGGTCCTGATAACgaaaaaaagtttttttaaatggttgaataaatttaatgttAAATCGtgtatgaaatgaaatgacacCAACCTTAAGAAAAAACTTGCCATCGGTATAGGTGAATGAAGCGTGCtgtttggaaatgattttgtttttgaaaaacagcGTTCGGTTAGGGACGAATGCTGCCTGGCGCAAAATTCTCCCAACGCCAACATCGGTGCCAGGACGAAATGTGATGGTGCGCttctggaaaagggaaaacgccTTTAAAAAGAAGTTCCGATTTTTACACCGTTTCAGAATATAATACCTCGAAAGGTTGTGATGCCTCGGTAGCTTCTAGCACCAGGGTGCaccttttctccttttttctagAATTTGCCGTTTTCTGGACCTCCATAATTGAAACCAACAGCGTAGCTCGACGCACAAAGACTGACTGAACGCAAATATTGTCGCAAAGGTTGCTGTGTTAActgctggtggttcgtttGAATGCTATGAAATAATTATCTATCGAGTATGCTGTGGTCGGTTTTATGAATGGTCTGATAAATTTGCTTGAACgtgcttcttttcttccttgaaaggatttttttctctccacatAACAACCTTTAAAGAgatttgttgttgtatctTATTTATAAATTAGCCTCATTAAATGTTGattgaaagaaacgaaactttATCGATTGATCTATGAAAACAAACTCAAACAGCGGTACGAACGGTCAAACATAGGGAAAACCGTAATGGTACCTCACTGCACAAACATTTTTCGTGCAATAAATCTCAGCTGATTGATTAGCCGGGCCGAGCCGGGGTCAATTATCGGAGTAATAGCATCGATGCTGGATCATGTTTGGTGCGCTAACCTTCAACTGTACTGCCTGGATTCTGCGATGTGCGCCAAAGGAAACCAAGCGATCGACGTCGTTTTTTTTACCGTTTGTGCCAGTTTTGCGCTACACTTGGCACGTGCGTCAAAATCAGTTCGATCTgaggttgatttttttttgcctccatccgAAAGCTTTTATCCGGATCATCATTCACCTACATTTGCTCGCAGGAAAAATGATATGGATCCGATCCTGATCAACGATGGGGCTGCTTTCGTTCCGATCTTAATCTGGTTCACCCGCCCGAGGGGTGGATGATTGCAATTACCTCTGGAGTGGTGTACGAGTTTCCAGATGCGAAATGTGGGTGTGAAATGGTACTAGAAGTGGGCAGATAAAAAGAAGTTTGTGGGATTCACGATGAAAGCAGGAAGTGGTGTACGTAGAAGCAACATTTGGATGCTTAGTTTGGTGAGGGCTAACCTACAGCACCATGTGTTCGGTGCCACTTATGCTCAATGACTGATTGAAGGTTTACCAGCTTGTGATGTGATTATATCAGGGGGCGCATAAGGTGGGAAAGCGAAATTtggatttccaattttcaacTCCCTTTGGGCGTCTCTGGTCGAAAGATAGTGAAAGTTTATTCGGTGGTAACACATGTTGTGCGTGCTCTTCGCCACtctgtttatgcttttgtttatgtttgtttttttttttatgattatctCTTCAATACATACGGCCATCCAACAAGCCGACGATTGAGGTACTATAATTCAAGGTTGATCGATTGAATTCAATTGATCGTACGCTGCGGGTTGTGCAATGAACTTGATCGACCACCGAAAGAGCACCATCTACGGTTATAAAGAATAGATAAAATTTACGATTTAAAAAACATGAGGCCAAAAAggatttttaaattatttccagGGAACGACAAACATGATTATCGAACATTGGAACCACTCTGTCTAATTTAAGCGAGAAATAATTTTCGAATGAAGACTCAACATGAAATGTTACATGTAGAGGGCTTCAAGGTGATTTATATTTGATGAATGCGACCGACATTTCTTCGTGCACCCACAGAGAAAATCATCACAAGAGAAGTCAGCCACCGCATATCCTAACCCAACTCTGCTCACTGCTAATTTAGCGGTCGAATTAGTAATTTACAGCTGGTGCCAGCCTCCCAAATTCCGCACACCTGCACTGTGTATGAATTTGATTTATCTGCCTTCCACATCAAGTCGCAACGCGTCGCGAGAGAGACCGCCCCGAACTCTCTCGGGGCCGAACTTTTCCCTCCCAtttcacctgctgctgtcgattgtAAAATTCGCTATCGTTGGTCACATGTAAGGGGTCGAAGAAAAGCAAGCaggcaacaaaaaccaaaaaaaaaggaaagattttccttctgctttgttCATCTTGATCAAGGCGGCGGCGGgtgcaaataaaaatccagCAACAAGTTTTGTTACTTTATTTTGCCGATTTTATGACGAGAAAGCCACGATCGAACTTTCGACCCGTCACGATCGATTTACCAGTCTCTCCTTGGCTCGTGGACGCGCCAAGATAAGGCCACATCGTTCGATGGCACGCATGTCTCTCCGTTGCCACCCAAACTACTCTGCTGTCCTCGAGATAATTTGACAAAAAATGATGCCTTTCCAGGGGTCAACTTGTTAGAAAAGTAGTTTTGCAAAGAATTCACACTCTCACTTCGCGAAAATCGATCGCACCGGTTCCAGCGATCGACCACAAAACGAGGAAGCGAATAGAATCCGAGCCGGGCCAGCCGGCAGACCATCCCGCTTCCCGCAAAACTTCCCGAAACCAGCCACCGTTGGTCGGGGCTGCTTAGCGCACGGAAGGTAATTCCATCC
Proteins encoded in this region:
- the LOC126576532 gene encoding uncharacterized protein LOC126576532, whose translation is MEVQKTANSRKKEKRCTLVLEATEASQPFEKRTITFRPGTDVGVGRILRQAAFVPNRTLFFKNKIISKQHASFTYTDGKFFLKDLSSSNGTYLNDVLLGDAESDAGSNRAVEVKTGDIVRFGVSRVAFATNEVCQAIVGRLTLIPPQRITKETMTQHTLKSFTPFEGYREHEALLTKCCEKMTEEKVIPEIRKCHQDTEIESIVTSVSGTQTMAENDASTAMMKERITKESRAHVLSLWQALVLSMTIIVGYQMYLTFF